One window from the genome of Rhizoctonia solani chromosome 15, complete sequence encodes:
- a CDS encoding Retrotransposable element Tf2 protein, whose product MATCSRPPSRARSPVNQGQLEPLFPPASPELGKISLERVIRLLWGLQSQVDRIKRALSEQAKVSREDGLAQLQHTQGPHTPEEQKPPAVKETPRAAPKAKPIGKAQPFLGAPAPIISTGAPRRNPLSLFNPYPSSSFPLGPAPAPQGPPPAPIVTPAQPPVPSTVKVDHPDAFKGKIGSEAKQWLTRMLAWVCLNQRQFPLDLEVLSFLLMNMEEAAGAWAHPHLDQLGSHCTLIQTVDEFKNKFLAAFGNPDATRAAERKITSLTQTSTCAEYITKFRTLQMELNWNNAALRGQFAQGLHWELQDAALIIDNTLCKEQASHPQQGSKPGKTSSTPNRGASTGQQATKTGPLSSNPNYVLEEERNHRRTEGLCVKCGKAGHKFAKCRTGWKATPREDKGKAKETAKTGKDSKYQLGKETPRTLAYVWNSPEKQVESLEVLIDSGATSSFLHPRTAELLRLPLIDLPIPRIVTMLDGLSPQAGKIWKKAVLTFSLDGKKITETFLICNTGSHAAILGLKWLEAHNPDIDWNTRTLTFPHTTPKHVAIAEEEEADKNPLEGVPSEYHQYAKVFGEEEFNKLPPHWHYDIGIELTEEGPLNLPLYSMTDAKSATLKDWLRDKLKAGKIRPSKSSISSPIMFVPKKDGSRQLVVDYRCLNNRTKKNVCPLPRPDDLMAQLCGAKIFTKLDLRWGYNNVQVKEGNKWKTAFRTKYSLYESLVMTFGLTNAPAAFQHFMNKLFKDLLDVCVIIYLDDILIYSKDDTTHTQHVHEVLQRLLDNQLFCKASKCTFHVTSVEYLGIIVLDKGFSLDKLKIQAVQEWLVPTKVKEVQSFLGFANFLR is encoded by the exons atggcaacctgttcccGGCCACCCTCTCGAGCCCGCTCCCCTGTCAATCAGGGACAGCTGGAACCCCTCtttccgccagcctcccctgagcttggcaaaaTATCTCTCGagcgggtcatccgcctcCTCTGGGGACTCCAATCCCAGGTTGACCGCATCAAGCGGGCCCTCTCGGAACAAGCCAAAGTTAGCCGAGAG gatgggcttgcccagctcCAGCACACCCAGGGtccccacaccccagaagaacaaaaaccccctgcggtcaaggaaactcccagggctgcgcccaaagccaagcctattggcaaggctcaacccttccttggggccccagcccccatcatctccacaggggcTCCCCGGCGCAACCCCCTCTCATTATTCAACCCATacccttcctcctccttccctttgggaccggctccagccccccaaggacctccaccagcgcctaTTGTCACCCCGGCGCAGCCTCCAGtcccctccactgtaaaggtggaccacccagatgccttcaaaggcaaaatagggtcagaggccaaacaatggctaacacgcatgttggcctgggtttgCCTCAACCAGAGGCAGTTCCCCTTggacctggaggtcctcAGCTTCCTTCTCATGAACATGGAGGAAGCggcaggggcctgggcccatccccacctggaccaactagggtcccattgCACACTCATCCAAACCGTGGATGAGTTCAAGAACAAATTCCTGGCTGCTtttggcaacccagatgcAACCAGAGCAGCAGAGCGGAAAATCACTTCCCTCACTCAAACCAGCACTTGTGCTGAATATATTACTAAGTTCCGCACGCTGCAGATGGAACTcaactggaacaacgccgcGCTCCGCGGCCAATTTGCGCAAGGacttcactgggag CTACAAGACGCTgccctcatcattgacaacaCCCTCTGCAAGGAGCAAGCCAGCCACCCACAACAGGGTAGTAAGCCTGGTAAAACTTCTTCCACCCCCAAccggggggcaagtaccggccaacaggccacaaaaaccggtcccctctcctccaatcccaactacgtcttggaagaggaacgcaACCACCGCCGCACAGAAGGTCTCTGTGTGAAATGCGGCAAAGCAGGGCATAAGTTTGCCAAATGCAGGaccggctggaaggctacccccagggaggataaggggaaagccaaggaaaccgccaagactggcaaagactccaagtaccaattgggaaaaga gaccccaaggactctggcttaCGTTTGGAattct CCAGAAAAACAAGTGGAAtcattagaagtcctgattgattcaggcgccacatcatccTTCCTACACCCCCGTACtgcggaactactccgccttccactcattgatctCCCTATACCCCGTATTgtcactatgcttgatgggttgagcccccaggctggcaaaatctggaagaaggcagtcctgaccttctcccttgatggcaagaaaataacagagaccttccttatatgTAATACCGGTTCTCATGCTGCTAttttgggattgaaatggttggaggCCCACAACCCAGATATTGATTGGAATACGCGCACCCTTACCTTCCCTCACACAACCCCcaaacacgtggccattgctgaggaagaggaagcagataagaaccctcttgaaggagtaccctctgagtaccatcaatacgccaaggtatttggggaagaagaattcaacaaacttCCTCCTCACTggcattatgacattggaattgaactcacagaagaaggaccTTTGAATTTGCCCCtctatagcatgactgacgccaaaTCTGCCacgctcaaggactggctcagggacaaactcaaggctgggaaaatcCGTCCCAGTAAATCATCCATTAGTTCCCCCatcatgtttgtacccaaaaaggatggctcccgccaattggttgttgactaccgctGCCTTAACAaccggaccaagaagaatgtaTGCCCGCTGCCCCGTCCTGATGatcttatggcccagctctgtggtGCCAAAATCTTCACTAAACTAGATCTACGTTGGGGATATAACAACGTCCAGGTAaaagaaggcaacaaatggaaaacggccttccgCACTAAGTACAGCCTATATGAGTCCCtagtcatgacctttggcttaaccAACGCCCCcgctgccttccaacatttcatgaacaaattgtttAAAGATCTGTTAGACGtttgcgtcatcatttaccttgatgacatcctgatctactcaaaggatgacacAACTCACACGCAacatgttcatgaagtcctGCAGCGGCTATTGGATAACCAACTGTTTTGTAAGGCATCAaagtgtacattccacgtcacttctgtggaatacctgggaatcattgtcttggataagggttttagcctggataagctcaagattcaggcagtacaagaatggctGGTCCCCACAaaggttaaagaagtccaatcattcttagggtttgccaacttcctccgttga
- a CDS encoding Transposon Tf2-7 polyprotein: MSKEQMTRDKGTIPKYTVGKKVWLDGKNVELRTNSNKLDPKRLGPFKVLEKVSSHAYRLKLPETLKIHNVFYVGLLSKSHKSPSQPFPGQSPPKTIEGEEEYKVEQIIDSKWQQGKWFYLIKWKGYGLEDNSWEPEELLEHSQDKIKRFNKAKLRKACDAAKSL; this comes from the coding sequence atgagcaaggaacaGATGACCAGGGATAAAGGGACAATTCCCAAGTACACAGttggcaaaaaagtctggttgGATGGGAAAAACGTGGAACTTAGGACTAATTCCAACAAATTGGACCCTAAACGGCTAGGCCCATTCAAAGTGCTAGAGAAAGTATCCAGTCATGCATACCGCCTCAAGCTACCAGAAACCctaaaaatccacaatgttttCTACGTGGGATTACTGTCCAAGAGTCACAAAtcaccaagtcaaccattccCAGGACAATCTCCCCCCAagacaatagaaggggaagaagagtacaaggtggaacagatcattgactccaaatggcaacaagggaaatggttttacctgataaaatggaagggatatggcctggaagacaactcctgggaaccagaagaactgttggaacacagccaggacaAGATTAAGCGCTTCAACAAGGCTaaactcagaaaggcttgtgacgctgccaagagcctttaa
- a CDS encoding Retrotransposon gag protein, whose protein sequence is MATHSRTSSQAQSPFNQGYMEPRLLSTTSVELGKVSLERVTHLLLGLLGHVEQLEREIAKIKEAGVKTQTNVKNISQTVDVPKAMEEMPRPLPKAKPTGLASGPTFWPEQLQGLPAFAQPTPRRAAPLQVLSPPPSPRLQSPIGAPAPLPPAPTTTYPAPVKVDHPDAYTGKIRSKAKQWLTWMLAWTCLNLQMFPTDQEVLSFLLMNMKDSAGAWAHPHLDQLSSHWAIIQMVEGVKLEFLAAFGNPDATRAAKQKITTLTQSGTCADYITKFRTLAMELDWNDAALQGQFACGLHWEVSRQIATHCPGHSHMTSTSGCMLAQAQIWGVAGVIMGFLFSSVYDTHKHCPWTLLELQNAALVVNNALRKERASHPPKDSKPSKQSNPARGTSTSQSTTGSRKLSDNPNFVSEEERNRHCTAGTCIKCGKMGHKFAECHTGWKATPIKDKGKAKETAKIGKEFGPKSGKD, encoded by the exons ATGGCAACCCACTCCAGGACGTCCTCTCAAGCCCAATCCCCTTTCAATCAGGGATACATGGAACCCCGCCTTCTGTCAACCACCTCTGTTGAACTTGGCAAGGTATCCCTTGAACGTGTCACacacctcctccttggccttcttggCCACGTTGAACAGCTTGAAAGGGAAATTGCCAAAATTAAGGAAGCAGGGGTCAAAACCCAAACCAACGTCAAGAACATATCCCAAaccgttgatgtt CCCAAAGCCATGGAAGAAATgccacgccccctaccaaaagccaagcctaCTGGATTGGCTAGTGGGCCAACCTTCTGGCCAGAACAGCTGCAAGGGCTTCCTGCCTTTGCCcagccaaccccaagaagagccgCACCCCTGCAAGTCCtgtctccccctccatctccacgtctccaatccccaattggagcacctgcccctctccCACCGGCTCCAACCACCACCTACCctgccccggtcaaagtagaccacccagatgcctatacaggcaaaaTCAGGAGCaaggccaagcaatggctaacCTGGATGCTGGCATGGACCTGCCTTAACTTGCAGATGTTCCCCACTGATCAGGAGGttctatccttcctcctgatgaacatgaaggactccgCTGGGGCttgggcccaccctcaccttgaccagctcaGCTCACACTGGGCCATTATCCAAATGGTTGAAGGGGTCAAGTTggaattcctggcagcatttggcaaccctgacgccacaagggctgcCAAGCAGAAGATCACCACGCTCACCCAGTCTGGCACGTGCGCAGACTACATTActaagttcagaacccttgccatggaactggactggaatgatGCGGCCCTTCAAGGCCAATTTGCctgtggcctccactgggaggttaGCCGTCAAATTGCTACccactgtcctggacacagtcacatgaccagtacaagtggttgcatgctggcccaagcccaaatttggggggtagcaggtgtaatcatgggtt ttctattttcctctgtttatgacacccacaaacATTGCCCCTggaccctccttgagctgcagaacgcagcacttgttgtcaacaacgctctccgcaaagagcgGGCTAGCCATCCACCAAAGGATAGTAAGCCTAGCAAGCAATCCAAccctgcaagggggacaagtaccagcCAGTCAACTACtggatcaaggaagctctctgacaaccccaactttgtgtctGAAGAGGAAAGGAACCGCCACTGCACTGCAGGCACCTGCATCAAGTGTGGCAagatgggccacaagtttgcggaatgccacACAGGTTGGAAGGCCACCCCTATCAAAGACAAGGGGAAGGcaaaggaaaccgccaaaattggcaaagaattTGGACCCAAAtcaggaaaagactaa